The following are from one region of the Rhinoraja longicauda isolate Sanriku21f chromosome 11, sRhiLon1.1, whole genome shotgun sequence genome:
- the dnai4 gene encoding dynein axonemal intermediate chain 4 isoform X2 — protein sequence MPHRSTFDSGSVSRSSRTFSDSMEDIGDSFAHHEATTVHYEQIRREGLRQQLTDDELNKIVDVYLTETETYTFLNLPVEMISVDSGEAEAIKKRNAQYIELCRERVGNDRYIERMAQTFTGALKSKEVQCDRINTKEQAVMATIWDLYDSFKEMELQEDTTFNVTKQKKESLPAQVNLDKTVIRTLSALSSLGLESQSTSSGESETATIVQGPEYIEQDLEEIFKNEKLKQDLFIMERVIMENIFQPKLAAYRQLPILADPDGGLNAEEETVESILILDFVGARLLPLWTFTCSLTKGHNVSCMVWNKHNLDLLAVGYGRFGYKEQKGGMICCWSLKNPMWPERIYPCESGVTALDFSADSPNLLAVGHYNGLVAIYNVRNTENGMVLDSSNDMNKHIGPVWQLKWTEQDRNSKGDEKEGTLISIAADGRIAKWILAKGLESSDLMRIKRTGVQTSKKVVMDKDKKSEASISRQAPGMCFAFHPTETNIYLAGTEEGYIHKCSCSYNEQFLETYGVHKGPVYKVTWSPFSHDSFLSCSADWSIHLWSQEIVQPVLRFSSIITKAVHDIVWSPKSATVFGAVNEDRLEIWDLSNSILDPIIICPANEELSLTTVLFAENTDCILVGDSNGQVTVYQLDNMPPEDDTGTVLNNLISSTLASQIIRDPHAVDERANNLCDTNL from the exons ATCCACTTTTGACAGTGGCAGTGTCTCCAGATCAAGTCGTACTTTTTCAGATTCAATGGAAGACATTGGAGATTCTTTTGCCCATCATGAGGCTACAACTGTCCATT ATGAACAAATACGGAGAGAGGGTCTACGACAACAACTGACAGATGATGAACTAAATAAGATTGTTGATGTGTACCTGACAGAGACTGAAACATATACTTTTCTGAATCTTCCAGTTGAAATGATTTCAGTGGATTCAGGAGAAGCAGAAGCTATAAA GAAAAGGAATGCACAATATATTGAACTCTGCAGGGAGCGAGTTGGCAATGATCGCTACATTGAAAGGATGGCACAGACATTCACTGGAGCACTAAAATCCAAAGAGGTTCAGTGTGACAGAATTAACACAAAAGAACAAG CTGTCATGGCAACAATATGGGACCTGTATGATAGCTTTAAGGAAATGGAACTGCAAGAAGACACTACCTTCAATGTAACGAAACAGAAAAAGGAGTCATTACCAGCACAAGTTAATTTAGACAAAACTGTAATTCGAACGTTATCAGCTCTAAGTTCTTTAGGGTTAG AAAGCCAATCCACCTCATCAGGGGAGTCGGAAACTGCTACCATAGTCCAAGGCCCAGAATATATAGAACAGGATCTGGAAGAAATCTTTAAAAATGAGAAACTGAAGCAAGATTTATTTATTATGGAGCGTGTCATTATGGAGAATATTTTCCAGCCTAAACTTGCTGCATATCGGCAGCTACCCATACTTGCTG ATCCAGATGGAGGTTTGAATGCTGAAGAAGAGACGGTAGAGAGTATACTGATTCTGGATTTTGTGGGTGCGAGACTGTTACCACTCTGGACCTTTACCTGTAGTCTCACCAAGGGACACAATGTGAGCTGCATGGTCTGGAACAAACACAATTTG GACCTACTAGCAGTCGGCTATGGAAGATTTGGATATAAGGAACAGAAAGGAGGAATGATTTGTTGCTGGTCACTGAAAAATCCCATG TGGCCCGAACGCATATACCCATGTGAAAGTGGAGTTACAGCGCTGGATTTCTCTGCGGACAGCCCCAATCTGCTGGCAGTTGGCCATTATAATGGACTTGTGGCAATCTACAATGTACGCAACACAGAAAATGGAATGGTTCTGGATAGCAG TAATGATATGAATAAGCACATCGGCCCAGTCTGGCAACTGAAGTGGACTGAACAGGACAGAAATTCCAAAGGGGATGAAAAGGAAGGGACATTAATCTCCATTGCTGCTGATGGCAGGATTGCCAAATGGATACTTGCAAAAGGACTGGAATCTTCAG ATTTAATGAGGATAAAACGAACAGGTGTACAGACATCTAAAAAAGTGGTTATGGATAAAGATAAGAAGAGTGAAGCATCCATATCTCGCCAAGCGCCAGGAATGTGTTTTGCTTTCCACCCAACT GAAACTAATATTTACTTGGCTGGAACAGAAGAAGGCTATATTCATAAATGCTCATGTTCCTATAATGAGCAGTTCTTGGAAACGTATGGAGTTCACAAG GGTCCTGTGTATAAAGTAACATGGTCACCGTTTTCTCATGACTCTTTTCTAAGCTGCTCTGCTGATTGGTCCATTCATTTATGGAGTCAGGAAATAGTACAACCAGTTCTACGCTTTTCTTCCATTATTACGAAGGCTGTGCACGATATCGTGTGGTCACCAAAGTCAGCAACTGTGTTTGGAGCGGTGAATGAGGACAGACTGGAAATCTGGGACCTCTCCAACAGCAT ACTGGATCCTATTATTATCTGCCCAGCCAATGAGGAATTAAGTTTGACCACTGTGCTCTTTGCTGAAAACACAGACTGCATTCTTGTTGGAGACAGCAATGGACAAGTCACAGTATATCAGCTTGATAATATGCCTCCAGAAGACGATACC GGGACTGTATTAAATAACCTTATTTCAAGCACACTGGCCAGCCAAATAATTAGAGATCCTCATGCAGTGGATGAACGCGCAAATAATTTATGCGATACTAATCTTTGA